In Patescibacteria group bacterium, the following are encoded in one genomic region:
- a CDS encoding transglycosylase domain-containing protein codes for MHFDFLNMPIPPLQRTQSPRSWRGYRDHTVALAPRRASRTPHLPHRGIKKKALRAIIITTLIALPATAGALFWLTRGLPSTTGIIERPTPLSTKIYDRTGATVLYELYSDEKRTPIALNEIPEYLKWATIVREDRNFYNHQGISIRGIVRSVFRYVVNLGPSGGGGSTLTQQFVKNAVLTNEKTFTRKIKEVVLTWRMEHAFTKDKILEMYLNEIPYGGSNYGIEAAAKTYFGKSAHDVSLAEAAALAVIPKAPTYYSPYGTHTKELFTAQQYLLGQMAEQGYISKEDAEAAKKEKIAFQPFKDAITAPHFVMFIRELLTERYGEIQVQQGGLKVVTTLDLKLQKIAEEAVTEGVKRNEKDFKATNAAMIAMNATNGEILAMVGSRDYFDTKHDGNFNVVLSPRQPGSSFKPIVYATLLTRGGYSPDTILFDVDTVFKTDIEKDYAPHDYDGKERGPVSIRTALAGSLNTPAVKALYLAGVDQVLTQAEKMGYTTLSDRSRFGLSLVLGGGEIKLLEHTAALSSLGQGGIYHTPIALLAIQDKDGKTIWKAAQDEGREVVPKQVALQVTNIMSDNNARTFMFGAQSKLQLGDRPVAAKTGTTNDFRDAWTIGFTPSLAAGVWVGNNDFTSMKKGADGSVVAAPIWNTFMKRALEKAPIEQFPQPDPLSLPQKPMLNGRVEGDTLIRIDRASGKLATDLTPASFIMEYRTGAVHNILHYVNKSDPLGPTPTNPLDDPQYYTWEEAVQRWAAANGFTPSTITPPIAYDDLHTETNRPTLTVNSPSERTTVTGQEVTVAANASAPRGLSRIEVSVNNQLLATLKSPPFTAAVPLRALGDGAYNLTVTAFDDIDNSRMVSVPITVARNTGTSAIEWVKPAPGASLQANAYPQPIVLTGRGDATIAKVDLYLRNLATNQTIFLGVANTQGERSSLIWEEAPSLGRYRLSAVLTHTDGTVTEGNTIDIEIVP; via the coding sequence TTGCATTTTGATTTTCTTAACATGCCCATCCCTCCTCTCCAACGCACTCAATCGCCCCGTTCTTGGCGCGGCTACCGCGACCATACGGTAGCTCTTGCGCCGCGCCGCGCTTCCCGCACCCCGCACCTGCCCCACCGCGGCATAAAAAAGAAAGCGCTTCGCGCAATCATTATCACTACGCTTATTGCGCTGCCCGCAACGGCGGGCGCGCTGTTTTGGCTTACCCGAGGACTGCCGAGCACTACCGGCATCATTGAACGCCCTACGCCCCTTTCAACCAAAATCTATGACCGCACCGGCGCCACCGTGCTCTATGAGCTGTATTCAGACGAAAAACGGACTCCCATTGCCCTCAATGAAATTCCGGAATACCTGAAATGGGCGACGATCGTGCGGGAGGACCGCAATTTCTATAACCATCAGGGTATTTCCATCCGCGGCATTGTGCGTTCTGTATTCCGCTATGTGGTAAACCTCGGCCCCTCAGGAGGCGGCGGCAGCACACTCACCCAGCAATTCGTAAAAAATGCAGTGCTCACGAACGAAAAAACATTCACGCGCAAAATCAAGGAAGTGGTGCTCACGTGGCGCATGGAGCATGCCTTTACGAAAGACAAAATTCTCGAGATGTACCTGAATGAGATTCCCTATGGCGGCTCAAACTACGGAATCGAGGCTGCGGCGAAGACCTATTTCGGCAAATCGGCGCACGACGTGTCGCTTGCCGAGGCTGCAGCGCTTGCGGTCATCCCCAAAGCCCCCACCTACTACTCGCCGTACGGCACCCACACGAAAGAACTTTTTACCGCGCAGCAATACCTCCTCGGCCAGATGGCGGAACAAGGCTATATCAGCAAAGAGGATGCAGAAGCCGCAAAAAAAGAAAAAATCGCGTTTCAGCCATTCAAGGACGCCATCACCGCTCCTCACTTCGTGATGTTTATACGGGAGCTATTGACCGAACGCTATGGAGAAATACAGGTCCAGCAAGGCGGCTTAAAAGTCGTGACCACGCTTGATCTCAAACTCCAAAAAATAGCCGAGGAAGCGGTCACCGAAGGCGTGAAAAGGAATGAAAAAGATTTTAAAGCGACGAACGCCGCAATGATTGCCATGAATGCCACAAACGGCGAAATACTCGCTATGGTGGGATCGCGCGACTATTTTGACACGAAACATGACGGGAATTTCAATGTCGTGCTCTCCCCGCGCCAACCGGGGTCATCATTCAAACCCATTGTATACGCGACACTTCTTACACGGGGCGGCTATTCCCCTGATACCATCCTTTTCGATGTGGATACGGTATTCAAAACTGACATTGAAAAAGACTACGCGCCGCACGACTATGACGGCAAGGAGCGCGGGCCAGTATCCATCCGCACCGCGCTTGCCGGATCCCTCAACACGCCTGCGGTAAAAGCCCTGTACCTTGCCGGAGTGGATCAAGTGCTTACTCAAGCTGAAAAAATGGGATATACCACACTCTCTGACCGCTCCCGCTTCGGCTTGTCGCTGGTCTTGGGCGGGGGAGAGATAAAACTTCTGGAACATACCGCAGCCCTGTCCTCGCTTGGCCAAGGCGGCATATACCATACGCCGATTGCGCTGCTCGCTATCCAAGACAAGGACGGGAAAACAATCTGGAAAGCGGCCCAAGATGAGGGAAGAGAAGTTGTGCCAAAACAGGTAGCGCTTCAAGTCACCAATATCATGTCGGATAATAATGCGCGCACGTTCATGTTTGGGGCGCAGAGCAAACTGCAGCTGGGCGACCGGCCGGTGGCCGCGAAGACCGGCACGACCAACGATTTCCGGGACGCATGGACCATCGGCTTTACTCCTTCGCTTGCCGCAGGCGTATGGGTGGGGAATAACGATTTCACCAGCATGAAGAAAGGCGCGGACGGATCTGTGGTGGCTGCGCCAATTTGGAACACGTTCATGAAGCGCGCACTGGAGAAGGCGCCCATTGAGCAATTCCCACAACCAGACCCCCTTTCACTTCCCCAAAAACCCATGCTCAACGGCAGGGTGGAAGGCGATACACTCATCCGCATTGACCGCGCCTCAGGAAAACTTGCGACCGACCTCACGCCTGCTTCCTTCATTATGGAATACCGCACGGGCGCGGTGCACAACATCCTCCACTATGTAAACAAGAGCGATCCTTTAGGCCCCACACCCACGAACCCACTTGATGATCCCCAATACTACACTTGGGAAGAGGCGGTACAGCGCTGGGCTGCCGCAAATGGCTTTACGCCCTCCACCATTACGCCGCCCATCGCATACGATGACCTCCATACGGAAACAAACCGCCCCACATTAACTGTCAATAGCCCGAGCGAACGCACCACAGTGACGGGACAGGAGGTGACGGTCGCGGCAAATGCCTCGGCGCCGCGGGGATTAAGCCGCATTGAGGTGAGCGTGAACAATCAGCTGCTTGCCACACTCAAATCTCCGCCCTTCACTGCCGCAGTGCCGCTCCGGGCTTTAGGAGACGGCGCGTATAATCTCACCGTGACTGCGTTTGACGACATCGACAACAGCCGCATGGTGAGCGTTCCCATTACCGTAGCGCGCAACACTGGCACATCTGCCATCGAATGGGTGAAACCCGCACCAGGCGCTTCCCTGCAGGCGAACGCATACCCCCAGCCGATCGTGCTTACCGGGCGAGGCGATGCGACGATTGCCAAAGTTGACCTGTATCTGCGCAATCTCGCCACCAATCAAACTATATTCTTAGGCGTTGCCAACACGCAAGGCGAGCGCTCGAGTCTCATCTGGGAAGAAGCGCCCAGCCTCGGCCGCTACCGCCTTTCCGCGGTGCTCACCCACACCGACGGCACGGTCACCGAAGGCAATACCATCGATATCGAAATTGTTCCGTAA
- the tyrS gene encoding tyrosine--tRNA ligase, with translation MEARSAKSKEDIKELLDRGTADVIDRNHIAGRLSEDKKLRVKLGIDPSGTDLHLGHAVVVRKLRQFQLRGHTVVLIIGDWTARIGDPSGRKETRPQLTPQEVKANAEKYLSQLSLILDLNKVEVRWQSEWYNTFTLQTVIELAAKFTVQQLLQRDDFKERIKAGIDVRYHEPLYCLLQGYDSVAVKADLELGGNDQLFNLLKGREVQEWYKQPMQDVLTMPLLIGLDGAQKMGKSLKNYIALADAPREMYGKIMSLPDDLIIHYFTLTTDLPFLEVRTMEEQLKKGKVNPRDLKSRLAREVITLYHGAARAQEAEVEFVRVFRNHELPEDMTEVALMGEEWRPDALLMALHLVSSKAEAQRVIGQKGMKCAGVIIKDWKQVVTVKDGDVVQVGKRRCARVKISK, from the coding sequence ATGGAGGCGCGAAGCGCAAAATCTAAAGAGGATATAAAAGAACTTCTTGACCGCGGCACTGCGGATGTCATTGACCGGAACCATATTGCGGGAAGGCTTTCAGAGGACAAAAAATTGAGGGTGAAGCTTGGGATTGACCCTTCAGGCACTGATTTGCACTTGGGGCATGCCGTCGTGGTGCGCAAATTGAGGCAATTCCAGCTCCGCGGCCATACGGTGGTGCTGATCATCGGCGATTGGACCGCGCGGATAGGCGACCCGTCAGGAAGGAAGGAAACGCGGCCACAGCTTACCCCACAAGAAGTGAAAGCAAATGCGGAAAAGTATCTTTCCCAATTGTCGCTCATTCTTGATTTAAATAAGGTAGAGGTGCGGTGGCAGAGCGAGTGGTATAATACGTTCACGCTGCAGACTGTTATCGAGCTTGCGGCAAAATTTACCGTACAACAACTCCTGCAGCGGGATGATTTTAAGGAGAGGATAAAGGCGGGTATTGATGTGCGCTATCATGAGCCGCTCTATTGCCTCCTTCAGGGTTATGATTCGGTTGCGGTAAAGGCTGATCTTGAACTTGGCGGCAATGATCAGCTCTTTAATCTTCTCAAAGGGCGCGAGGTGCAGGAGTGGTATAAGCAACCGATGCAGGATGTGCTCACCATGCCGCTCCTCATAGGACTCGATGGCGCACAGAAGATGGGCAAGAGCCTTAAGAATTACATCGCGCTTGCGGATGCGCCCCGTGAGATGTATGGGAAAATCATGTCGCTGCCCGATGATCTCATCATCCATTATTTCACGCTTACCACCGATCTTCCCTTTCTCGAAGTCCGAACCATGGAAGAGCAGTTAAAGAAAGGAAAAGTAAATCCGCGGGATCTCAAATCGCGCTTAGCCCGCGAAGTTATCACGCTCTATCATGGCGCCGCGCGCGCCCAAGAAGCCGAGGTAGAATTCGTACGAGTGTTCCGTAATCATGAATTGCCGGAAGATATGACAGAAGTCGCGCTCATGGGCGAGGAGTGGCGGCCTGATGCATTGCTCATGGCGCTGCATTTAGTGTCAAGCAAGGCGGAAGCGCAGCGCGTGATCGGGCAGAAAGGGATGAAATGCGCAGGTGTGATAATTAAAGACTGGAAGCAGGTCGTCACCGTGAAGGATGGCGATGTGGTACAGGTGGGGAAGCGCCGATGCGCAAGGGTGAAGATTTCAAAGTGA
- a CDS encoding helix-turn-helix domain-containing protein produces MNIAKVLQNFGLTEKQARVYLATLELGSSPVNTIARKAEIPRPTCYDVLESLKNQGIASSYIKKKTRYYSVEEPKKIAELAQRRANTLKEALPQLEALYGLTRERPQVRFFQGKKGMEQVFEEVLQGNKEICAFSSADDLFAALGDYYPNFVKRRAAERILARVILRDSPKARERQRLGQEELRVVKLIPPEFNYHGMMAIFGNKIALFSFVNDYIAVVIESKELAAIQRAMFEYIWQKAT; encoded by the coding sequence ATGAACATAGCAAAAGTTCTCCAAAATTTTGGTCTCACAGAAAAACAGGCTCGGGTGTACCTCGCCACGCTTGAATTGGGATCATCACCCGTGAATACAATTGCGAGAAAGGCGGAAATTCCGCGCCCTACGTGCTATGACGTATTAGAGTCATTAAAAAACCAGGGGATCGCCTCAAGTTATATTAAGAAAAAAACACGCTACTACAGCGTGGAAGAACCGAAAAAGATTGCTGAACTGGCGCAGCGGCGGGCAAACACGCTGAAAGAAGCCCTCCCCCAACTCGAGGCGCTCTATGGTCTTACGCGCGAGAGGCCGCAAGTGCGTTTTTTTCAGGGGAAGAAGGGGATGGAACAGGTTTTTGAAGAGGTACTGCAAGGCAACAAAGAAATCTGTGCCTTCAGTTCGGCTGACGATTTGTTCGCAGCGCTTGGCGACTACTATCCAAATTTCGTAAAACGCCGCGCAGCAGAAAGAATCCTTGCCCGCGTTATACTACGGGATTCACCGAAAGCGCGCGAACGCCAACGTCTCGGTCAAGAGGAGCTTCGTGTGGTTAAACTTATTCCACCTGAATTTAATTACCATGGCATGATGGCGATCTTTGGTAATAAAATAGCCCTCTTCTCATTCGTGAATGACTACATTGCCGTAGTTATAGAAAGCAAAGAACTCGCCGCGATCCAGCGCGCAATGTTTGAGTACATCTGGCAAAAAGCGACATGA
- a CDS encoding glycogen/starch synthase — protein MKILFVASECAPLAKVGGLADVAGSLPKALRTLGIDVRIALPKYDVIDDKKFSSQETEALSVPFNGEKQSIVVRQTNLPGSDVPVYLLDHPQYFGNGGIYLETDASSGGSNAELNRFGLFSRAIPELIKSLNWKPDIIHCHDWQTGALPVIIKTQKQIRTLFTIHNLAYQGIHPHIEVRRAFGDTITDALTPHPHKSTKINFLASALHAADRISTVSPTYAQEITTPANGQGLDTNLKNLPHPPIGILNGIDTDYWNPATDQFLTTHFNAPKKISAAKIALKKQAQTALQLPLNAAGPLVVMVSRLTEQKGFDILIPALQKLLPARDMQCIILATGDKKYAAELNKLAAQFPDKFRFAERFDEPLAHLLYAAGDFFLMPSRFEPCGLGQMIAMRYGTIPIATAVGGLKDTVKNFQFSIFNFQTIGATGFVCNEYSTAALIKSIETALSIYQEQPQVISRLRANDMTQNFSWKHSANEYIELYQDIIKS, from the coding sequence ATGAAAATTCTCTTCGTCGCATCAGAGTGCGCGCCGCTTGCCAAGGTGGGCGGACTTGCCGACGTGGCGGGGTCGCTCCCGAAAGCGCTGCGTACGCTTGGCATCGATGTCCGCATCGCACTCCCGAAATATGACGTGATTGACGATAAAAAATTCTCTTCTCAAGAGACAGAAGCGCTATCCGTTCCCTTCAACGGAGAAAAACAGTCAATAGTCGTCCGGCAAACCAATCTTCCGGGAAGCGATGTACCGGTCTATCTCCTCGACCATCCGCAATATTTTGGCAACGGCGGCATATACCTCGAGACTGATGCGTCATCAGGCGGCAGCAATGCCGAGCTTAACCGTTTCGGCCTCTTTTCCCGCGCCATTCCTGAACTGATTAAATCGCTCAATTGGAAACCAGACATTATTCATTGCCATGACTGGCAGACGGGCGCGCTGCCAGTGATTATAAAAACACAAAAACAAATACGCACATTATTTACTATTCATAATCTTGCATATCAGGGAATTCACCCACATATTGAGGTGCGCCGTGCATTTGGCGATACTATTACCGATGCGCTCACACCGCATCCCCACAAATCAACTAAAATAAATTTCCTCGCTTCCGCGCTTCACGCCGCAGACCGCATCTCAACAGTAAGCCCGACGTATGCGCAGGAAATTACCACGCCTGCAAACGGCCAAGGACTCGACACAAACCTAAAAAACCTCCCGCACCCGCCCATAGGCATCTTGAACGGCATTGATACAGATTATTGGAATCCCGCCACTGACCAATTTCTCACCACGCATTTCAATGCACCAAAAAAAATAAGCGCTGCGAAAATAGCATTAAAAAAACAAGCGCAAACAGCATTGCAATTACCGCTCAATGCGGCCGGCCCGCTAGTGGTCATGGTCTCCCGCCTCACCGAGCAGAAAGGTTTTGACATACTCATCCCGGCGTTACAAAAACTCCTGCCTGCCCGCGATATGCAGTGCATCATTCTGGCCACCGGAGATAAAAAATATGCCGCTGAACTTAACAAGCTCGCCGCGCAATTCCCTGACAAATTCCGATTTGCCGAACGTTTTGACGAACCCTTGGCGCACCTCCTTTATGCTGCGGGCGACTTCTTCCTCATGCCATCGCGCTTCGAGCCCTGCGGGTTGGGGCAAATGATCGCCATGCGCTACGGCACGATTCCTATAGCCACAGCGGTAGGAGGCCTCAAAGACACGGTGAAAAATTTTCAATTTTCAATTTTCAATTTTCAAACAATCGGAGCTACTGGATTTGTATGTAATGAGTATAGTACGGCTGCTCTTATAAAAAGCATCGAAACAGCACTCAGCATCTACCAAGAACAGCCTCAAGTTATATCTAGACTACGCGCCAATGATATGACCCAAAACTTCTCCTGGAAACATTCTGCCAACGAATACATTGAACTTTACCAAGATATAATCAAATCGTAG
- a CDS encoding UvrB/UvrC motif-containing protein: MYWANFLHLYQPPTQKPHWIKRVTAESYRKIFHELKTAPEAKLTVNINGVLVEHWDECGEDEVIEDVRTLLARGQLELTGSAKYHPLLPFLPKEEMVRQIELNNETHKKYFGELYRPRGFFPPEMAFSLEVARTVQELGFEWIIADELSFPRGRTLDYTHLYTIEGLENFNIYFRERRMSWVILSGQVGTGNLLIESLGERLKRNEYLLTAMDGETFGHHRPGLEQLLFEIYRSPKLTTVFISDLPKYFSHRTTVSPQPSTWALMEKDLERKVPFARWDDKDNSIHTLQWKLTRLAIKTVNNAAHNDPGYPAARDTLDKALHSDQYWWASAKPWWSIEMIERGAKELYNAILKTPKVTDKTKENAKHLYHTIIFTAFDWQRSGLVDELSHNEDEDIRQRTDAQIPQLPRKEIEKMVKKLESEMHAVAARQEFERAAQIRDRIAELNRYAADIAAPKPSAEGDKEWEG, from the coding sequence ATGTACTGGGCTAATTTTCTCCATCTCTACCAACCTCCCACGCAGAAACCTCATTGGATTAAACGCGTAACCGCAGAATCATACCGAAAAATTTTTCACGAACTCAAAACTGCGCCTGAGGCAAAATTGACAGTCAACATCAACGGGGTGTTGGTCGAGCACTGGGATGAGTGCGGCGAGGATGAGGTAATCGAAGATGTCCGCACCCTCCTTGCGCGAGGCCAGCTTGAATTGACCGGTTCGGCAAAATACCATCCGCTCCTCCCATTCCTCCCCAAGGAGGAGATGGTGCGGCAAATCGAACTTAATAATGAAACGCATAAAAAATATTTCGGAGAACTCTACCGCCCGCGCGGATTCTTCCCTCCCGAAATGGCGTTTTCGCTCGAGGTGGCGCGCACCGTGCAGGAACTCGGGTTTGAGTGGATTATCGCGGACGAGCTTTCGTTCCCGCGCGGCCGCACCTTGGACTATACCCACCTTTACACCATCGAGGGATTAGAAAATTTCAACATCTACTTCCGCGAGCGCCGCATGAGCTGGGTGATCCTTTCAGGGCAAGTAGGCACCGGAAACCTCCTGATTGAATCGCTGGGAGAACGCCTGAAACGCAATGAATATCTGCTCACTGCCATGGACGGCGAGACCTTTGGCCACCACCGGCCAGGCCTTGAGCAGCTGCTGTTTGAAATCTACCGTTCCCCGAAGCTCACCACGGTTTTTATTTCCGATCTGCCGAAATATTTTTCACACCGCACTACCGTCTCCCCGCAGCCGTCCACCTGGGCGCTCATGGAAAAAGATTTGGAACGCAAGGTGCCGTTTGCGCGATGGGACGACAAGGACAATTCAATACATACGCTCCAATGGAAACTCACCCGCCTTGCGATTAAAACGGTCAATAACGCTGCGCACAATGACCCGGGATATCCGGCGGCACGGGATACGCTTGATAAGGCGCTGCATTCTGACCAATACTGGTGGGCATCGGCAAAGCCATGGTGGTCCATTGAAATGATCGAACGCGGCGCCAAAGAGCTCTATAATGCTATTCTGAAAACGCCAAAAGTGACCGACAAAACAAAGGAAAATGCCAAGCATCTCTACCATACTATTATCTTTACCGCCTTTGATTGGCAGCGCTCTGGGCTCGTAGACGAACTTTCCCACAACGAAGACGAAGATATCCGCCAGCGCACTGATGCGCAAATCCCCCAGCTTCCCCGGAAAGAAATTGAGAAAATGGTAAAGAAACTCGAAAGCGAAATGCACGCGGTTGCGGCACGCCAGGAATTTGAACGCGCGGCGCAAATCCGCGACCGTATCGCAGAGCTGAACCGTTATGCGGCCGACATCGCGGCGCCCAAACCCTCAGCCGAGGGCGATAAAGAGTGGGAAGGATAA
- a CDS encoding radical SAM protein translates to MIKTFDDILFPLQMRWEYALGNVASDSRGEFDKKQFNERAPRLYPGFNHVAPHPRIGVMNLMIPVGCNATCPNICYTDIGKRRRTTEHLTFRQILGLLEQFRSLGGKLVRIVGDGEPVLYRELPQLCQWVWEKGLNLVIFSNGVLMPQSMLQEYERGNLYFYIKLWSERIDVQKAMVAPKIPYRYQDGDIGLAPSSFYQLYEIDLSRVGFQVMFSSLNEEDAWRIVQGPKSKLPLLVENFIAQGAGAGHTELTPRVVSPATKACTQPERSSYLCVVNSCGRLQAGTFVPEGAIPIIGQLTDVWSSIFTSHEPFFEARYPAEPGCFCERFRSQHR, encoded by the coding sequence ATGATCAAAACTTTTGATGATATTCTATTCCCACTCCAAATGAGATGGGAATATGCACTGGGAAATGTTGCTTCGGATAGCCGCGGTGAGTTTGATAAAAAGCAATTTAATGAGCGCGCGCCACGCCTCTATCCTGGCTTTAATCACGTTGCGCCACATCCTCGTATCGGTGTCATGAACTTAATGATACCAGTGGGATGTAATGCCACTTGTCCAAATATCTGCTATACGGATATTGGAAAGCGGAGGCGTACCACAGAGCATTTGACGTTTCGCCAGATTCTCGGACTTCTGGAACAATTCCGCTCTTTAGGCGGAAAACTTGTACGAATCGTGGGCGATGGCGAGCCGGTTCTGTATCGAGAACTCCCTCAACTTTGCCAATGGGTATGGGAGAAGGGGTTGAATCTTGTTATATTCTCGAATGGGGTTCTTATGCCGCAGTCGATGCTACAGGAGTATGAGCGAGGTAATTTGTACTTCTACATTAAACTCTGGAGTGAGAGAATAGATGTACAAAAGGCGATGGTTGCTCCAAAGATTCCATATCGTTATCAGGATGGTGATATTGGACTAGCACCTTCTTCCTTTTATCAACTTTACGAAATTGATTTATCAAGAGTTGGTTTTCAAGTAATGTTCTCCTCACTGAATGAGGAGGATGCGTGGCGGATTGTACAAGGACCCAAAAGCAAGCTCCCGCTCTTAGTGGAGAATTTTATAGCTCAAGGAGCTGGCGCAGGACACACCGAACTCACTCCGAGAGTGGTATCGCCGGCAACAAAAGCATGCACACAGCCAGAGAGGAGCTCTTATTTATGCGTCGTTAATTCTTGTGGCCGATTACAGGCGGGGACATTTGTTCCTGAGGGTGCCATCCCTATTATTGGGCAACTGACTGATGTGTGGAGTTCAATTTTCACCTCGCATGAGCCTTTCTTCGAGGCAAGATATCCGGCAGAACCTGGATGCTTCTGTGAACGATTCCGTTCACAACACCGTTGA
- a CDS encoding DUF4931 domain-containing protein, whose product MIKSEIRTDPIHDRFVIIAPKRGKRPHDVQPTEVPVSSRECPFCQDPLMRAKGIYTVANPARGKKPSWLVKVVKNKFPVVSPANPNAYGTQEVVVETPEHNVEIGELPDAHIMHIFETYIARTRALSRDRKIKYILIFKNHGGKAGASLVHAHSQIFATGFLPPHIIDKLTKGQEYRIAHGTCYYDKLIKKEEKGPRRIFSDAHMVAFAPWASIYNYEVWIMPRRHLDNITQLNVQELHSLAAFTKRIIKKVNALQISYNFYLHQAITDKEEHFYLRIAPRRDIWAGIELGSRLIINTVSPESAARYYRS is encoded by the coding sequence ATGATCAAATCTGAAATTCGCACCGATCCCATCCATGACCGTTTCGTGATTATCGCGCCTAAGCGCGGCAAACGCCCCCACGACGTGCAGCCAACGGAAGTGCCTGTATCCTCGCGCGAGTGCCCCTTCTGCCAGGACCCGCTCATGCGCGCGAAAGGCATCTATACCGTGGCGAATCCCGCGCGCGGGAAAAAGCCGTCATGGCTCGTTAAGGTAGTCAAAAATAAATTCCCGGTGGTATCCCCCGCGAATCCCAATGCCTATGGCACCCAGGAAGTGGTGGTGGAGACGCCAGAGCATAATGTGGAAATCGGCGAACTGCCGGATGCGCATATCATGCACATTTTCGAAACCTATATCGCACGAACCCGCGCGCTTTCCCGCGACAGAAAAATAAAATACATCCTCATCTTCAAAAACCACGGCGGCAAGGCCGGCGCCTCTCTCGTGCACGCGCATTCCCAGATTTTCGCCACGGGATTCTTGCCGCCCCACATCATTGACAAGCTCACCAAAGGGCAAGAATACCGCATCGCGCACGGTACCTGTTATTATGATAAACTCATCAAGAAAGAAGAGAAGGGGCCGCGCCGCATCTTCTCTGACGCGCACATGGTCGCGTTTGCACCCTGGGCGTCTATCTATAATTACGAGGTATGGATCATGCCGCGCAGGCACCTTGATAACATTACCCAGCTTAATGTGCAAGAACTTCACTCGCTTGCCGCGTTTACCAAACGCATCATTAAGAAGGTGAACGCCCTGCAAATTTCCTACAACTTCTATCTCCACCAAGCGATCACCGATAAAGAAGAGCACTTTTATTTGCGCATCGCCCCACGCCGCGATATCTGGGCGGGTATCGAGCTCGGCTCGCGCCTCATTATCAACACGGTCTCCCCCGAATCCGCCGCGCGGTATTATCGTTCTTAA